A stretch of the Archangium violaceum genome encodes the following:
- a CDS encoding complex I subunit 4 family protein — MRTLPLLSMSVVLPVLGAVALRWVRQPTRARQVATGVAALTLALTAAAVLLFRSGQQGPQLLESWFRVPLLGMVFELGLDGASVLALPLGALITLGLMAGPRQSLDGSTLVSLLLTESATLGFFCAQDLALMLAFFVAMLVPVSVLVSRSAKAQPEARALRTFRTYMLASTLPLLAATVMVGVVGWRAGVETPFALTELLARGVPAPWQQTLFGLLLLAVGVRMAVVPFHSWLPVLMARGPYGLSLVVNVHAGLCLLVRVVMPLLPAQWTHAGPLLGVLGLGGALYGAVLALAQVDLRRMVGFLLVSQSGLMLAGLAMDNTQSLSGTLLQSVAVGIAFTGLMLVVRAIEARTGTTDMTRLGGLVRRSPRMAAFFFLLGFASLGFPGTLSFVGEDLLLHGILETHPLVALPLLLTTAINGITLFRAFQRTFLGAPAHGHATALETVEDLLPRERWAALGTVALVFLGGVLPGPLLRLRETHVQSLVERVAPGEGHAGGAHAEP, encoded by the coding sequence ATGCGGACCCTTCCTCTTCTCTCGATGTCGGTGGTACTGCCGGTGCTGGGCGCGGTGGCGCTGCGGTGGGTGCGTCAGCCCACGCGGGCCCGCCAGGTGGCCACGGGCGTGGCGGCACTCACCCTGGCCCTGACGGCCGCCGCGGTGCTCCTCTTCCGGAGCGGCCAGCAAGGACCCCAGTTGCTGGAGTCGTGGTTCCGGGTGCCACTGCTCGGCATGGTGTTCGAACTGGGCCTGGATGGGGCGAGCGTGCTGGCGCTGCCGCTCGGCGCGTTGATCACCCTGGGGTTGATGGCCGGCCCGCGCCAGTCGCTGGACGGGAGCACGCTCGTCTCGCTGCTGCTCACCGAGAGCGCGACGTTGGGCTTCTTCTGCGCGCAGGACCTGGCGCTGATGCTCGCCTTCTTCGTCGCCATGCTGGTGCCGGTGAGCGTGCTCGTCTCCCGCAGCGCGAAGGCTCAGCCGGAGGCGCGAGCGCTGCGCACCTTCCGGACCTACATGCTCGCGAGCACGCTGCCGCTGCTGGCCGCCACGGTGATGGTGGGTGTGGTGGGCTGGCGCGCGGGGGTGGAGACGCCGTTCGCCCTGACGGAGCTGCTCGCGCGCGGAGTGCCGGCCCCGTGGCAGCAGACGCTCTTCGGGCTGTTGCTCCTGGCGGTGGGCGTGCGCATGGCGGTGGTGCCCTTCCACTCGTGGCTGCCCGTCCTGATGGCGCGGGGCCCGTACGGACTGAGCCTGGTGGTGAACGTGCACGCGGGGCTGTGCCTGCTGGTGCGCGTGGTGATGCCGCTGCTGCCGGCTCAGTGGACCCACGCCGGGCCGCTGCTGGGCGTGCTGGGCCTGGGCGGCGCGCTCTATGGCGCGGTGCTGGCGCTGGCGCAGGTGGACCTGCGGCGCATGGTGGGCTTCCTGCTGGTGAGCCAGTCGGGCCTGATGCTGGCGGGGCTCGCGATGGACAACACCCAGAGCCTCTCCGGAACACTGCTGCAGAGCGTGGCCGTGGGCATCGCGTTCACGGGGCTGATGCTGGTGGTGCGTGCCATCGAGGCGCGCACCGGTACCACGGACATGACGCGGCTGGGCGGGCTCGTGCGCCGTAGCCCGCGCATGGCGGCCTTCTTCTTCCTGCTGGGCTTCGCCAGCCTGGGCTTCCCCGGCACGCTGAGCTTCGTGGGCGAGGACCTCCTGCTCCATGGCATCCTCGAGACCCACCCCCTGGTGGCGCTGCCCCTGCTGCTGACCACCGCCATCAACGGCATCACCCTCTTCCGCGCCTTCCAGCGCACCTTCCTCGGAGCGCCGGCCCATGGCCACGCGACGGCGCTGGAGACGGTGGAGGATCTACTGCCGCGTGAGCGGTGGGCGGCGCTCGGGACGGTCGCGCTGGTGTTCCTGGGCGGGGTGCTGCCCGGGCCGCTGCTGCGCCTGCGCGAGACCCACGTGCAGTCGCTGGTGGAGCGCGTGGCCCCGGGGGAGGGGCACGCGGGAGGAGCCCACGCCGAGCCGTGA
- a CDS encoding NADH-quinone oxidoreductase subunit 5 family protein: MSRIEVIEVGWLAATVPLWPLLAFLLLGGVMLMHRAPRERTVVRWVLGALWLSLGCSVVTAASLMLHHQDVLEVEVGRWFSAGDYSFMVSFFVDRLSATMMVLTSAITLLIGRFSVNYLHREPGFARFFLLLALFATGMLLLVESGSIDLLFVGWELVGLTSALLIGFFHERATPVRSGLRAFTIYRLCDMGLLVAVVLLHHFAGSAEWADALGDRPWPGPAVTMGVVPTTVLGLCLMVAAMGKSAQLPFSSWLPRAMEGPTPSSALFYGALSVHAGLYLLLRVAPLLEHAPVVRMALVGVGLVTAVHATLVWRVQTDVKSSLAYGVLTQVGLMFAEVGLGLYLLALVHLVAHACLRCLQLLRAPSALREVQARRAALRAAKPPTVAVAHHVLPEGVLRRFYRLALERFGLEVLYARWVTGPLLRVGQGMDRAERRWVGALSGWRPSNGPALPPQQPGMRPAEQSSGGQSTGAL, encoded by the coding sequence ATGTCGCGCATTGAAGTCATCGAGGTGGGGTGGCTCGCGGCCACCGTACCGCTCTGGCCCCTGCTGGCCTTCCTGCTGCTCGGAGGCGTGATGCTCATGCACCGTGCGCCCCGGGAGCGCACGGTGGTGCGGTGGGTGTTGGGGGCGCTGTGGCTGTCCCTGGGCTGCTCGGTGGTGACGGCGGCCAGCCTGATGCTGCACCACCAGGACGTGTTGGAAGTGGAGGTGGGCCGGTGGTTCTCCGCCGGCGATTACAGCTTCATGGTGTCGTTCTTCGTCGACCGGCTGTCGGCGACGATGATGGTGCTGACCAGCGCCATCACCCTGCTCATCGGCCGGTTCTCGGTGAACTACCTGCACCGCGAGCCCGGCTTCGCGCGCTTCTTCCTGCTGCTCGCGCTGTTCGCCACGGGGATGTTGCTGTTGGTGGAGAGCGGCAGCATCGACCTGCTCTTCGTGGGCTGGGAGCTGGTGGGCCTCACGTCGGCGCTGCTCATCGGCTTCTTCCACGAGCGGGCGACGCCGGTGCGCTCGGGGCTGAGGGCCTTCACCATCTACCGTCTGTGTGACATGGGCCTGCTGGTGGCCGTGGTGCTGCTGCACCACTTCGCGGGCTCGGCCGAGTGGGCGGACGCGCTCGGGGATCGGCCCTGGCCGGGCCCGGCGGTGACGATGGGCGTGGTGCCGACCACGGTGCTGGGGCTGTGCCTGATGGTGGCGGCCATGGGCAAGTCGGCGCAGCTGCCCTTCAGCAGCTGGCTGCCTCGCGCCATGGAGGGCCCCACTCCCTCGAGCGCCCTCTTCTACGGTGCGCTCTCGGTGCACGCGGGCCTGTACCTGCTGCTGCGCGTGGCGCCGTTACTGGAGCACGCGCCGGTGGTTCGCATGGCGCTGGTGGGCGTGGGCCTGGTGACGGCCGTACACGCCACGCTGGTTTGGCGCGTGCAAACGGATGTGAAGAGCTCGCTGGCGTACGGCGTGCTCACGCAGGTGGGCCTGATGTTCGCGGAGGTGGGCCTGGGGCTGTACCTGCTGGCGCTGGTGCACCTGGTGGCGCACGCCTGCCTGCGGTGCCTGCAGCTGCTGCGGGCCCCGTCGGCCCTGCGTGAGGTGCAGGCGCGGCGCGCCGCCCTGCGCGCGGCGAAGCCCCCCACCGTCGCGGTGGCGCACCATGTCCTGCCCGAGGGAGTGCTGCGGCGATTCTATCGCCTGGCCCTCGAGCGCTTCGGCCTGGAGGTGCTGTACGCGCGGTGGGTGACCGGTCCGCTGCTCCGGGTGGGCCAGGGGATGGACAGGGCGGAGCGGCGTTGGGTGGGCGCGCTGAGCGGGTGGAGGCCGAGCAACGGGCCGGCCCTTCCCCCTCAGCAGCCCGGGATGAGGCCCGCGGAGCAGTCGTCGGGCGGTCAGTCGACAGGAGCCTTGTGA